In Mastigocladopsis repens PCC 10914, a single window of DNA contains:
- a CDS encoding polysaccharide biosynthesis/export family protein has protein sequence MRVFNALSSAGLHVGVVLVTIVQPVVAQIPNREQPPQKTPALPSTPKEQLPLIRPPAPPPGSADFVAPGAQEGMSPQLNRYLLGPGDVVNVLVQRPPGRYLLGPGDAIAVSVLRFPDLSFQTVINPEGNIAVPLLGTLSLQGLSLEQAQEKIRSGFNRFVVDPIVTLSLVGQRPEFNFSAQINPEGNIVVPQVGTVSLQGLTLEEAQEKIRLGLSRVSVDPVVSVSLTGQRPVQVTISGEVNRPGIYPVGSATPRVSDALFLAGGSAMMADLRQVQVRRKLVDGSVVSQTVDLYTPLQNGGEIPNLRLQDGDAVIVPRRELANDDSYDRTLVARSTLATPQIRIRVLNYAGGGIVTVPLPNGSTFIDVLTGINTESANLSEIALVRFDPERGRAVKQVLNAKKALAGDVSQNVPLQDNDVIVVGRNLIAKITNLLSTITRPFFNVRSFLEFFDLYDD, from the coding sequence ATGCGTGTATTTAACGCCCTGTCTTCTGCTGGTCTTCATGTGGGTGTTGTTTTGGTAACAATCGTTCAACCCGTTGTTGCTCAGATACCAAACCGGGAACAACCGCCACAAAAGACTCCTGCGCTGCCTAGTACTCCAAAAGAACAATTGCCTCTCATACGACCTCCCGCGCCTCCACCTGGTAGTGCTGATTTTGTAGCTCCAGGTGCTCAAGAAGGGATGTCGCCTCAATTGAACCGCTACCTCTTGGGACCAGGTGATGTCGTTAATGTTTTGGTTCAGCGTCCGCCTGGTCGCTATCTCTTAGGACCAGGAGATGCAATTGCAGTCTCAGTTTTACGCTTCCCAGATTTAAGCTTTCAAACCGTAATCAACCCAGAAGGAAACATTGCTGTGCCGTTGCTGGGAACATTATCACTACAAGGTTTGAGTCTGGAACAAGCACAAGAAAAAATTCGCTCGGGCTTTAATCGTTTTGTGGTCGATCCAATTGTGACATTGTCACTCGTCGGGCAGCGTCCGGAGTTCAATTTTTCGGCTCAAATTAACCCCGAAGGCAACATAGTCGTGCCGCAAGTGGGGACAGTATCGCTACAAGGATTGACTTTGGAAGAAGCGCAAGAAAAAATCCGCTTGGGTTTAAGCCGCGTTTCAGTTGACCCAGTTGTGTCAGTATCACTAACAGGACAGCGACCAGTTCAAGTCACTATTAGTGGGGAAGTGAATCGACCGGGAATTTATCCCGTTGGTTCAGCAACGCCTCGTGTAAGTGATGCGTTATTCTTAGCAGGTGGTTCTGCAATGATGGCAGACCTACGGCAAGTACAAGTCCGTCGGAAGCTGGTTGATGGCTCTGTGGTTTCACAGACTGTGGACTTGTATACTCCATTACAAAATGGGGGTGAAATACCTAACTTACGCTTGCAGGATGGCGATGCAGTCATTGTGCCGCGTCGGGAACTTGCTAACGATGATAGTTATGACCGTACGTTGGTGGCTCGCTCAACCTTAGCGACACCACAAATTAGAATCAGGGTTTTAAATTATGCCGGTGGGGGGATTGTCACAGTCCCTCTGCCTAACGGTAGTACTTTTATAGACGTATTGACAGGAATCAATACTGAGAGTGCCAACCTCAGTGAAATAGCTCTAGTTCGCTTTGATCCGGAAAGAGGTCGAGCTGTTAAGCAAGTCCTCAATGCTAAAAAGGCACTGGCAGGAGATGTATCTCAAAATGTGCCCCTTCAAGATAACGATGTTATCGTAGTAGGTCGAAACCTCATTGCTAAAATTACTAATCTCCTCAGCACAATTACCCGTCCTTTCTTCAATGTTCGCAGCTTTCTCGAATTCTTTGATTTGTATGACGACTGA
- a CDS encoding cyanoexosortase B system-associated protein — protein MISFSKFLKERQFSQVVALLLLLLLLVIGATPGYLTGRWEWREPPRITSIKELKHLRQKGLTLPGWQTIEQRQQEIGGRKWSYQVIHKQGDQTKAVVLLLPQTGSRDLPVEWTEINSFWQWQVAQYRSANFTVKQPQGAGSNTETKVEARFFRGSTNQQTFAVLQWYAWFNGGNSSPLPWFVVDQLAQWHKKRAPWVAVSVLIPMEPLGQVEKTWNEAKSVGQTVQTALMTGPL, from the coding sequence ATGATTTCCTTTTCCAAGTTTCTTAAGGAGCGCCAGTTTTCTCAGGTAGTAGCGCTTTTGTTGCTGTTACTACTGTTGGTTATAGGAGCGACTCCTGGTTACCTAACAGGACGCTGGGAATGGCGGGAACCCCCACGAATAACTAGTATCAAAGAGTTGAAGCATTTACGTCAAAAAGGGTTGACCCTTCCCGGTTGGCAAACCATTGAACAGCGCCAACAAGAGATAGGAGGACGCAAATGGTCTTACCAGGTGATTCACAAACAAGGCGACCAAACCAAAGCAGTTGTGCTTTTGCTGCCGCAAACAGGATCTAGAGACCTGCCTGTGGAGTGGACGGAAATCAACAGCTTTTGGCAGTGGCAGGTTGCTCAGTATCGGTCTGCTAATTTTACCGTTAAACAACCACAAGGAGCGGGGTCAAATACTGAAACAAAGGTAGAAGCTAGGTTCTTTCGTGGCTCAACCAATCAGCAGACCTTCGCTGTCTTGCAATGGTATGCTTGGTTCAATGGTGGTAATTCATCACCTTTACCGTGGTTCGTAGTAGATCAGCTCGCACAGTGGCATAAAAAACGTGCTCCTTGGGTTGCTGTTAGTGTTCTTATTCCTATGGAGCCATTGGGGCAGGTGGAAAAAACTTGGAATGAGGCTAAGTCTGTTGGTCAAACAGTGCAAACTGCTTTAATGACAGGTCCTTTGTAG
- a CDS encoding DegT/DnrJ/EryC1/StrS family aminotransferase, with protein sequence MTIRVPFVDLKLQHQPIQTQIQQAIQTVIERGDFVLGQALKDFEAAFAAASGAEYGVGVASGTDAIALGLQACHVGPGDEVILPANTFVATLIGVIRAGAKPIFVDCDPQTALIDLEAAARAVTPQTKAIIPVHLYGQMVSPRQLLDFADAFKVLIFEDAAQAHLAEREGYRAGSVGIAAAFSFYPSKNLGAFGDGGMLVTRDPDVAQKMLRLRNYGAAQKYIHVESGTNSRLDTMQAAVLHQKLPYLPQWNRDRLNAAGQYDIELAPLASSGMTPIQNHSGEGHVYHLYVIRVDDSCAVQPQQLQEELAAAGIQTGVHYPIPCHLQPAFTHLGYQVGDFPNAEVLAKQILSLPMYPGLSHSQVKEVVAAIASSLSAEQDALSVHLKKL encoded by the coding sequence ATGACTATTAGGGTTCCTTTTGTAGACCTTAAGTTACAACACCAACCAATTCAAACTCAAATACAACAGGCAATCCAGACGGTAATAGAACGGGGGGATTTCGTTTTAGGGCAAGCACTGAAAGATTTTGAGGCAGCTTTTGCCGCAGCATCTGGTGCAGAATATGGAGTTGGTGTTGCCTCGGGAACTGATGCGATCGCTCTTGGTCTACAAGCCTGTCATGTTGGTCCTGGAGATGAGGTGATTTTGCCAGCAAACACCTTTGTTGCCACTTTGATTGGGGTGATACGTGCTGGGGCAAAACCAATTTTCGTAGATTGCGATCCACAAACAGCTTTAATTGATTTAGAAGCAGCAGCGCGGGCAGTGACGCCTCAAACCAAAGCGATTATTCCCGTGCATCTTTACGGTCAGATGGTATCACCACGGCAGTTGTTAGACTTTGCCGACGCTTTTAAAGTGCTGATTTTTGAAGATGCTGCACAAGCACACCTAGCCGAACGGGAAGGATATCGCGCTGGTTCAGTGGGAATAGCAGCAGCTTTTAGTTTCTATCCCAGCAAGAATTTGGGGGCATTCGGAGACGGAGGGATGTTAGTCACGCGAGATCCAGACGTCGCCCAAAAAATGTTACGCTTGCGGAATTACGGCGCAGCCCAAAAATATATTCACGTTGAATCAGGTACCAACAGCCGCTTAGACACAATGCAAGCAGCGGTGTTGCACCAGAAATTACCATATCTACCACAGTGGAATCGCGATCGCCTCAATGCTGCAGGGCAGTACGATATTGAACTAGCGCCCTTAGCATCAAGCGGGATGACTCCCATCCAAAACCACAGCGGTGAGGGACACGTTTATCATCTTTATGTCATTAGAGTAGATGATTCTTGTGCCGTACAACCACAGCAACTCCAAGAAGAACTCGCAGCAGCAGGAATTCAAACTGGCGTTCACTATCCAATTCCTTGTCATCTCCAACCAGCATTCACCCACCTAGGCTATCAAGTCGGGGACTTTCCCAATGCAGAAGTGCTGGCGAAGCAAATCTTATCCTTACCCATGTATCCTGGTTTGAGTCATAGCCAAGTCAAGGAAGTGGTGGCGGCGATTGCATCAAGCCTCAGTGCTGAACAAGATGCATTGAGTGTCCATTTGAAAAAATTATGA
- the crtB gene encoding cyanoexosortase B, whose protein sequence is MQIQRQFKNTNTSQLISLAILGILLLLYAPLLLHWWEGWVKKSISIEHEYFSHGIIGLPFAGYLCWMNRKKWQRLPNTSHPLGIVLLAVAGIFYLSGVSEWVNISFPAMLAGLCLWFKGIPGLKLQGFPLILVLLATPTSVPYLITPYTLPLQSFIAGTAGFILSQLGMQVIVDGINIYVGGRIVEVAPYCAGLKMLFTTLYVGLMLLYWTDALSSRRKSLWFLSIAVLISVSANIVRNTLLSFFHGTGQEGAFHWLHDGWGGDLYSAIMLLSLVPTLNWIDKSFSEVSEIQPEGEG, encoded by the coding sequence ATGCAAATTCAGCGTCAATTTAAAAATACAAACACTTCACAATTGATTAGCCTAGCTATATTAGGTATTTTGCTGCTGCTTTATGCTCCTCTGTTGCTGCACTGGTGGGAAGGTTGGGTCAAAAAAAGTATCAGTATAGAACACGAATATTTTAGCCACGGTATTATTGGTCTACCGTTTGCTGGCTATCTATGCTGGATGAACCGAAAAAAGTGGCAAAGACTGCCAAATACTTCCCATCCCTTGGGAATTGTGTTGTTAGCTGTGGCAGGAATTTTTTATCTAAGCGGTGTCAGCGAGTGGGTCAACATTTCCTTTCCAGCTATGTTGGCAGGATTATGCCTATGGTTTAAGGGAATTCCTGGCTTAAAATTGCAAGGATTCCCCCTCATACTGGTGCTTTTAGCAACCCCAACATCAGTCCCCTACCTCATCACTCCCTACACGTTACCTCTCCAAAGTTTTATCGCGGGTACTGCTGGCTTCATACTTAGTCAACTTGGTATGCAAGTCATTGTCGATGGGATAAATATATACGTAGGAGGAAGAATTGTAGAAGTTGCGCCCTACTGTGCAGGGCTGAAAATGCTATTCACGACTCTCTACGTTGGCTTGATGCTACTTTATTGGACAGATGCATTGTCTTCCCGGCGCAAAAGTCTTTGGTTTTTATCTATTGCAGTCTTAATTAGCGTTTCCGCCAATATTGTTCGCAACACATTACTTTCCTTCTTTCATGGCACAGGACAAGAGGGGGCTTTTCATTGGCTGCATGATGGTTGGGGTGGAGACTTATATTCTGCTATTATGCTGCTTTCATTGGTGCCTACTTTGAATTGGATTGATAAATCTTTTTCAGAAGTTTCAGAAATTCAGCCCGAAGGTGAAGGTTAG